A window from Erythrobacter sp. YJ-T3-07 encodes these proteins:
- a CDS encoding type 1 glutamine amidotransferase domain-containing protein, with protein MAKRVMILATNGFEQSELFDPKKNLEDAGIETELVSLESGEIKAWDKDDWGKTIKVDKTVDEVANCEGYDALLLPGGQINPDLLRVNDRAVAIVREFNAAGKPIAAICHAPWMLIEAGLVEGKTLTSYHSIRTDMKNAGANVVDQEVAEDGNLITSRNPDDIPAFSDRLISRVLAKVPENA; from the coding sequence ATGGCCAAACGTGTTATGATTCTCGCCACGAACGGGTTCGAGCAGTCGGAACTCTTCGATCCCAAGAAAAACCTCGAAGATGCCGGCATCGAGACCGAACTGGTCAGCCTGGAATCGGGTGAAATCAAGGCCTGGGACAAGGACGACTGGGGCAAGACGATCAAGGTTGACAAGACCGTGGACGAAGTGGCCAATTGCGAAGGCTACGATGCCCTTCTTCTTCCCGGCGGCCAGATCAACCCCGACCTGCTGCGCGTCAACGACCGCGCCGTCGCCATCGTCCGCGAATTCAACGCTGCAGGCAAGCCGATCGCCGCGATCTGCCACGCCCCTTGGATGCTGATCGAAGCGGGCCTGGTCGAAGGCAAGACGCTGACCAGCTATCACTCGATCCGCACCGACATGAAGAATGCAGGCGCGAACGTGGTCGATCAGGAAGTGGCCGAAGACGGCAACCTGATCACCAGCCGCAATCCGGATGACATTCCCGCCTTCTCGGATCGCCTGATCAGCCGCGTGCTGGCGAAGGTGCCCGAAAACGCCTAA
- a CDS encoding DUF4349 domain-containing protein — MAFRSSLLLVSAAALALAACSDNSASETAEAVTTMDVAEADAIEAPMAESSAGEAISTPDIPAAAPKIAYVYSYGFRVERDAIAPLQERHADMCANLGPLTCQVRSMSQSGADDDYGYGELELSVAADKARVFGRKLASAVEAEGGEQVSSTIEGEDLSKQIVDTEARLRSREVLRDRLMEVLRTRKGSVQELVEAERGVAQVNEEIDQARSWLQEMRGRVAYSRITVTYQSEGAGPGGFVEPIRKAVSSIGPVAGNVIGGLILLLTIFLPLGLIGYGLWRLFGWLRRREESTASKD; from the coding sequence ATGGCCTTTCGTTCTTCGCTGCTTCTCGTGTCCGCCGCCGCCCTCGCGCTGGCCGCGTGTTCCGACAATTCCGCCTCCGAGACGGCCGAAGCCGTCACCACGATGGATGTCGCCGAAGCGGACGCGATCGAGGCACCGATGGCGGAAAGCTCTGCGGGCGAGGCGATCTCCACACCGGACATCCCCGCCGCCGCGCCCAAGATCGCTTACGTCTATTCCTACGGCTTCCGGGTGGAGCGCGACGCGATCGCTCCCCTGCAGGAACGCCACGCCGACATGTGCGCCAATCTCGGCCCGCTGACCTGTCAGGTCCGCTCGATGAGCCAGAGCGGGGCCGACGATGACTATGGCTATGGCGAGCTGGAGCTTTCGGTCGCGGCGGACAAGGCGCGCGTTTTCGGGCGCAAGCTGGCCAGCGCGGTCGAGGCTGAAGGCGGCGAGCAGGTCTCCTCCACCATCGAGGGAGAGGATCTGTCCAAGCAGATCGTCGACACCGAAGCGCGTCTGCGCAGCCGCGAAGTGCTGCGCGACCGCCTGATGGAGGTGCTGCGCACCCGCAAGGGCAGCGTGCAGGAACTGGTCGAGGCCGAACGCGGCGTCGCGCAGGTCAATGAAGAGATCGACCAGGCGCGCAGCTGGCTGCAGGAAATGCGCGGCCGGGTCGCCTATTCACGGATCACCGTGACCTACCAGAGCGAGGGCGCAGGCCCCGGCGGCTTCGTCGAACCGATCCGCAAGGCGGTAAGCTCGATCGGCCCGGTCGCGGGCAATGTGATCGGCGGGCTGATCCTGCTGCTGACGATTTTTCTGCCGCTCGGCCTGATCGGTTACGGCCTTTGGCGGCTGTTCGGATGGTTGCGGCGGCGCGAGGAAAGCACCGCCAGCAAGGACTAA